In Bombus pascuorum chromosome 13, iyBomPasc1.1, whole genome shotgun sequence, a single genomic region encodes these proteins:
- the LOC132913434 gene encoding forkhead box protein K1 isoform X2: MSTTYSRTQESDAWALLALKSAPASPTKMQWNPEAKGAPIARLEGREFEYMVRQHSITIGRNSSKGEVDVNMGHSSFISRRHLEIYYDHPYFFMVCNGKNGVFVDGIFQRKSAAEFRLPKTCTLRFPSTNIRLVFQSLVDEQEESNVCVRSPPKHRAPLPPLRINIPDAGYSSPFPSPTGTISAANSCPASPRAGQGRRNISADLQMVAAYAAAVANDSQNSNMERHEGGQSSNKIQISPGTTANCSPPKEDSKPPYSYAQLIVQAIASAADKQLTLSGIYSYITKNYPYYRTADKGWQNSIRHNLSLNRYFIKVPRSQEEPGKGSFWRIDPQSEVKLIEQAFRQRRQRGVPCFRAPFGLSSRSAPASPSHVGISGLMTPECLSREVSPGPESYPDSTVSSPAGQLTSQSAPGSPGHPYASSSQSSHKGRLMQQITVVTNGVSSDTTREDKYVVSGNTTEEHSLSPAGQYSPAPVIVQTTYNYSGSFIGPDAGVGVAKRSHEESDSSPGSPAPLAIVESPEPPEHQPPSTKRQRVHDMDDH; encoded by the exons ATGTCTACTACGTACTCCCGTACTCAGGAGAGCGACGCGTGGGCCCTTCTGGCACTGAAGTCGGCACCGGCCAGCCCGACGAAGATGCAGTGGAACCCGGAAGCAAAAGGTGCACCGATTGCACGGTTAGAGGGTCGCGAGTTTGAATACATGGTTAGACAGCATAGTATCACTATCGGACGTAACAGCAGCAAGGGTGAGGTCGACGTCAACATGGGCCACTCCAGCTTTATCTCACGACGACACCTTGAAATCTACTATGATCACCCGTATTTTTTTATGGTTTGCAATGGTAAAAATGGTGTTTTTGTTGATggaattttccaacgaaagaGTGCGGCTGAGTTCCGATTACCAAAGAC ATGTACATTGAGATTTCCAAGTACAAATATAAGACTTGTATTTCAATCGTTAGTAGATGAACAAGAAGAAAGTAATGTATGTGTACGTTCTCCTCCAAAACATAGAGCACCATTACCACctttacgtattaatattccGGATGCAGGCTATAGTAGCCCATTCCCTTCTCCTACTGGAACAATCAGTGCTGCTAATTCATGTCCTGCAAGTCCACGTGCAGGACAAGGAAGGAGAAACATATCTGCGGATCTACAGATGGTGGCTGCGTATGCAGCTGCTGTTGCAAATGACTCACAAAATTCTAATATGGAGAGACACGAGGGTGGACAAAgttctaataaaatacaaataagtCCTGGTACAACAGCGAATTGTAGTCCTCCAAAAGAAGATTCTAAACCTCCATACTCATACGCTCAGTTAATCGTTCAGGCAATAGCATCTGCTGCAGATAAACAGCTTACGTTATCTGGCATTTATTCTTACATTACCAAGAATTACCCATATTATAGAACTGCAGATAAGGGATGGCAAAATTCAATAAGGCATAATCTATCGTTAAATCGTTATTTTATCAAAGTACCAAGGAGCCAAGAAGAACCAGGTAAAGGATCTTTTTGGCGAATAGATCCTCAATCGGAAGTAAAACTTATAGAACAAGCATTTAGACAAAGAAGACAACGTGGAGTTCCATGTTTTCGAGCTCCTTTTGGACTTTCATCCAG AAGTGCACCTGCCTCTCCGTCTCACGTTGGAATTAGTGGTTTGATGACACCAGAATGTCTTAGCAGAGAAGTTTCGCCAGGACCAGAATCGTATCCAGATAGCACTGTATCTTCTCCGGCTGGTCAGTTGACTAGTCAGTCCGCACCAGGATCACCTGGTCATCCTTATGCATCCTCGAGTCAATCGTCTCACAAAGGTCGCCTAATGCAACAGATTACTGTTGTCACGAACGGTGTTAGTAGTGATACAACCAGAGAAG ataagTACGTCGTATCTGGAAATACTACAGAAGAGCATTCTCTTTCCCCAGCTGGTCAATATAGTCCAGCTCCTGTTATTGTACAGACCACGTATAATTATAG TGGAAGCTTTATTGGTCCCGACGCAGGCGTCGGAGTTGCGAAGCGTTCACACGAGGAATCGGATAGTTCTCCTGGATCACCAGCACCACTCGCTATTGTCGAAAGTCCTGAACCACCTGAACACCAACCTCCATCGACGAAACGTCAACGCGTTCATGATATGGACGACCACTGA
- the LOC132913434 gene encoding forkhead box protein K1 isoform X1 has protein sequence MLFHVVPRVIVDINWCNLLINPFIFLILGPIVCKVCIYKESDAWALLALKSAPASPTKMQWNPEAKGAPIARLEGREFEYMVRQHSITIGRNSSKGEVDVNMGHSSFISRRHLEIYYDHPYFFMVCNGKNGVFVDGIFQRKSAAEFRLPKTCTLRFPSTNIRLVFQSLVDEQEESNVCVRSPPKHRAPLPPLRINIPDAGYSSPFPSPTGTISAANSCPASPRAGQGRRNISADLQMVAAYAAAVANDSQNSNMERHEGGQSSNKIQISPGTTANCSPPKEDSKPPYSYAQLIVQAIASAADKQLTLSGIYSYITKNYPYYRTADKGWQNSIRHNLSLNRYFIKVPRSQEEPGKGSFWRIDPQSEVKLIEQAFRQRRQRGVPCFRAPFGLSSRSAPASPSHVGISGLMTPECLSREVSPGPESYPDSTVSSPAGQLTSQSAPGSPGHPYASSSQSSHKGRLMQQITVVTNGVSSDTTREDKYVVSGNTTEEHSLSPAGQYSPAPVIVQTTYNYSGSFIGPDAGVGVAKRSHEESDSSPGSPAPLAIVESPEPPEHQPPSTKRQRVHDMDDH, from the exons atgCTATTTCACGTGGTTCCTCGCGTTATCGTCGATATTAATTGGTGTAATCTTCTAATCAATCCGTTTATTTTCCTAATCCTCGGTCCTATAGTTTGCAAGGTGTGCATATACAAG GAGAGCGACGCGTGGGCCCTTCTGGCACTGAAGTCGGCACCGGCCAGCCCGACGAAGATGCAGTGGAACCCGGAAGCAAAAGGTGCACCGATTGCACGGTTAGAGGGTCGCGAGTTTGAATACATGGTTAGACAGCATAGTATCACTATCGGACGTAACAGCAGCAAGGGTGAGGTCGACGTCAACATGGGCCACTCCAGCTTTATCTCACGACGACACCTTGAAATCTACTATGATCACCCGTATTTTTTTATGGTTTGCAATGGTAAAAATGGTGTTTTTGTTGATggaattttccaacgaaagaGTGCGGCTGAGTTCCGATTACCAAAGAC ATGTACATTGAGATTTCCAAGTACAAATATAAGACTTGTATTTCAATCGTTAGTAGATGAACAAGAAGAAAGTAATGTATGTGTACGTTCTCCTCCAAAACATAGAGCACCATTACCACctttacgtattaatattccGGATGCAGGCTATAGTAGCCCATTCCCTTCTCCTACTGGAACAATCAGTGCTGCTAATTCATGTCCTGCAAGTCCACGTGCAGGACAAGGAAGGAGAAACATATCTGCGGATCTACAGATGGTGGCTGCGTATGCAGCTGCTGTTGCAAATGACTCACAAAATTCTAATATGGAGAGACACGAGGGTGGACAAAgttctaataaaatacaaataagtCCTGGTACAACAGCGAATTGTAGTCCTCCAAAAGAAGATTCTAAACCTCCATACTCATACGCTCAGTTAATCGTTCAGGCAATAGCATCTGCTGCAGATAAACAGCTTACGTTATCTGGCATTTATTCTTACATTACCAAGAATTACCCATATTATAGAACTGCAGATAAGGGATGGCAAAATTCAATAAGGCATAATCTATCGTTAAATCGTTATTTTATCAAAGTACCAAGGAGCCAAGAAGAACCAGGTAAAGGATCTTTTTGGCGAATAGATCCTCAATCGGAAGTAAAACTTATAGAACAAGCATTTAGACAAAGAAGACAACGTGGAGTTCCATGTTTTCGAGCTCCTTTTGGACTTTCATCCAG AAGTGCACCTGCCTCTCCGTCTCACGTTGGAATTAGTGGTTTGATGACACCAGAATGTCTTAGCAGAGAAGTTTCGCCAGGACCAGAATCGTATCCAGATAGCACTGTATCTTCTCCGGCTGGTCAGTTGACTAGTCAGTCCGCACCAGGATCACCTGGTCATCCTTATGCATCCTCGAGTCAATCGTCTCACAAAGGTCGCCTAATGCAACAGATTACTGTTGTCACGAACGGTGTTAGTAGTGATACAACCAGAGAAG ataagTACGTCGTATCTGGAAATACTACAGAAGAGCATTCTCTTTCCCCAGCTGGTCAATATAGTCCAGCTCCTGTTATTGTACAGACCACGTATAATTATAG TGGAAGCTTTATTGGTCCCGACGCAGGCGTCGGAGTTGCGAAGCGTTCACACGAGGAATCGGATAGTTCTCCTGGATCACCAGCACCACTCGCTATTGTCGAAAGTCCTGAACCACCTGAACACCAACCTCCATCGACGAAACGTCAACGCGTTCATGATATGGACGACCACTGA